Proteins from a genomic interval of Gemmatimonadaceae bacterium:
- the serA gene encoding phosphoglycerate dehydrogenase, whose amino-acid sequence MQTKKLRIYVTDEVDPQGVELLRAEPSFFVDERPTRPWTELVGEIGDYDAFIGRSATKVPAELLRAAKRLRVIGRAGVGTDNIDLPEATALGIAVINAPSGNTISVAELFYGCLLSFVRHLPRAFSSMRAGRWDRSDLLGTEIKGRTLGIVGLGRIGGEIALRAQAFGMNVIAYDPYIQRERFELLRAEHAETLEELLPRVDILTVHTPMTDETRGIIDAEALALLPDGAIVANFARGGIIDEKALTDALASARLGGAMLDVYSKEPLAPDHPFRTNDRVLLTPHLGASTAEGQRNVAVDVCVAVRDALLEGELSGAVNLAGADHGRWRDLRGGLALARQATSIARALLANRGARAIDQVTLHVGRRFAGAEGLLAASAAAGVLAPIVGDDRINLINARARASERGIALAVVPLQSSEDEHAVRVTISGAGQQMMVGGVALAGAAPRVTRIGEFKVDVAPRRTLVVLNNADVPGVIGHVGTILGNAKINIAEYHQARMSQGGEALAAVTVDGNVPNHVCRQLLEIPGVRAATVIDCGDGEAPSWS is encoded by the coding sequence ATGCAGACCAAGAAACTCCGCATCTACGTCACCGACGAAGTCGACCCGCAGGGCGTCGAGCTGCTGCGCGCCGAGCCGTCGTTCTTCGTCGATGAGCGTCCAACGCGACCGTGGACCGAGCTCGTCGGCGAGATCGGAGACTACGATGCGTTCATCGGCCGCAGCGCGACGAAGGTTCCCGCGGAATTGCTGCGCGCCGCGAAGCGGCTCCGCGTCATCGGACGCGCCGGCGTCGGCACCGACAACATCGATCTGCCCGAAGCCACCGCGCTCGGCATCGCCGTCATCAACGCACCGAGCGGAAACACGATCTCGGTGGCTGAGTTGTTCTATGGATGTCTGTTGTCGTTCGTGCGGCATCTTCCGCGCGCGTTCAGCTCCATGCGTGCGGGACGCTGGGATCGCAGCGATCTGCTCGGCACCGAGATCAAGGGGCGCACGCTCGGAATAGTCGGGCTCGGGCGCATCGGTGGCGAGATCGCGTTGCGCGCGCAAGCGTTCGGCATGAACGTCATCGCGTACGATCCGTACATCCAGCGCGAGCGCTTTGAGTTGCTGCGTGCCGAGCATGCGGAGACGCTCGAAGAGTTGTTGCCGCGCGTGGACATTCTCACCGTGCACACGCCGATGACGGACGAGACGCGCGGCATCATCGACGCGGAGGCGCTCGCGCTTCTCCCCGACGGCGCGATCGTCGCGAATTTTGCGCGCGGCGGTATCATCGACGAAAAGGCGCTCACCGACGCGCTGGCGAGCGCCAGACTCGGGGGTGCGATGCTCGACGTCTACTCGAAGGAACCGCTCGCGCCGGATCATCCATTTCGCACGAACGACCGCGTGCTGTTGACGCCGCACCTCGGCGCATCGACTGCGGAAGGTCAACGCAACGTCGCGGTGGACGTCTGCGTCGCGGTGCGAGATGCGCTGCTCGAGGGGGAGCTGTCGGGGGCGGTGAATCTCGCCGGCGCGGATCACGGACGGTGGCGCGATCTGCGGGGCGGACTCGCGCTCGCACGGCAAGCGACGTCGATCGCGCGCGCGTTGCTCGCGAATCGCGGCGCGCGCGCCATCGATCAAGTCACGCTGCATGTCGGTCGGCGATTCGCCGGCGCGGAAGGCTTGCTGGCGGCATCGGCAGCCGCCGGCGTGCTCGCGCCGATTGTGGGCGACGACCGAATCAATCTGATCAACGCGCGTGCACGGGCGAGCGAACGCGGCATCGCGCTCGCGGTGGTGCCGCTACAGTCCAGTGAAGATGAACACGCGGTGCGTGTGACGATCAGTGGCGCGGGACAGCAGATGATGGTTGGCGGAGTCGCGCTCGCCGGCGCCGCTCCGCGCGTCACGCGCATTGGCGAGTTCAAGGTAGACGTCGCGCCGCGGCGCACGCTCGTCGTGCTCAACAACGCCGACGTACCGGGCGTGATCGGTCACGTTGGAACCATCCTTGGCAACGCAAAGATCAACATCGCCGAGTATCATCAGGCGCGCATGTCGCAAGGCGGCGAAGCGTTGGCGGCGGTGACGGTGGACGGCAATGTGCCGAATCATGTCTGCCGGCAATTGCTCGAGATTCCTGGTGTGCGCGCGGCGACCGTGATCGATTGTGGCGACGGCGAGGCACCGTCGTGGAGCTGA
- a CDS encoding FAD-binding oxidoreductase yields MELSRDADVRFSYARDASGLEMIPDAVARPASVADVIEVVRSARAGGASITPAGAQTSTTAASIVDRGILVSMRAMSRVIDIDTEARTAVVEPGVTIGALNAELASLGLRFTPDPTSENEATIGGAIACNASGARSLRYGATRPHVRAVTIVNGDGEVVELARPRLEKNTVGFHAVQDPVDWIVGSEGTLGIVVRAELSLVRRPAHEIGLAIPFAGEQDALRFVVAAREQTDTRAGPHAECLEYFDGQALAIARGHIGQPRWMDGAAALVYLEQAFGEDEARDVSLDAWLSLGERFGARTDDIEAYEDAAALRDARRFRHAVPAYMNEKGAARRPFGGRKVSTDWAVPFRRLPEALDASRRAIDNAKVAPPVTYGHAGNGHPHQNYIAHDAEELARISTAVEQTIHAVLRMGGTVAAEHGLGKLKRHWLAAQLTPLQLDVMRAMKATLDPRRLFAPGNVFPPE; encoded by the coding sequence GTGGAGCTGAGTCGGGACGCCGACGTCAGATTCTCGTACGCGCGCGACGCATCAGGGTTGGAGATGATTCCCGACGCGGTCGCGCGTCCGGCGAGTGTGGCGGACGTGATCGAGGTGGTGCGAAGCGCGCGCGCGGGCGGTGCGAGCATCACGCCGGCGGGCGCGCAAACGAGCACGACAGCCGCATCGATCGTCGATCGCGGTATTCTCGTTTCGATGCGCGCGATGTCGCGCGTGATCGACATCGACACCGAGGCGCGCACCGCTGTTGTCGAGCCGGGAGTCACCATCGGCGCGCTAAACGCCGAGCTCGCGTCGCTCGGCCTGCGCTTCACGCCCGATCCCACGAGCGAGAATGAAGCGACGATTGGCGGCGCCATCGCGTGCAATGCATCAGGCGCGCGCTCGCTCCGTTATGGCGCGACTCGTCCGCACGTACGCGCGGTGACGATCGTCAACGGCGATGGAGAGGTCGTCGAACTCGCGCGGCCGCGGCTCGAGAAGAATACCGTCGGCTTTCACGCGGTGCAGGATCCCGTCGACTGGATCGTGGGTAGCGAGGGAACGCTCGGCATCGTCGTGCGGGCGGAGCTGTCACTCGTGCGTCGCCCCGCGCACGAGATCGGATTGGCGATTCCATTCGCCGGCGAACAGGACGCGCTGCGATTCGTCGTCGCCGCGCGCGAGCAGACGGACACGCGCGCGGGTCCGCACGCGGAATGTCTGGAATACTTCGATGGGCAGGCGCTGGCGATCGCGCGCGGACACATTGGGCAACCGCGCTGGATGGACGGCGCTGCCGCGCTGGTCTATCTCGAGCAGGCGTTCGGCGAAGACGAGGCACGTGACGTTTCGCTCGATGCGTGGCTTTCGCTCGGCGAACGATTCGGCGCGAGAACGGATGACATCGAGGCGTACGAAGATGCGGCGGCCTTGCGCGATGCACGGCGATTTCGGCACGCCGTGCCGGCGTACATGAACGAGAAGGGCGCAGCGCGCCGACCGTTCGGCGGACGGAAGGTATCGACCGATTGGGCCGTGCCGTTCCGTCGATTGCCGGAAGCGCTCGATGCATCGCGCCGCGCGATCGACAACGCGAAGGTGGCGCCGCCGGTGACGTATGGACACGCCGGCAACGGGCATCCGCATCAGAATTACATCGCGCACGATGCGGAGGAGCTGGCGCGTATTTCGACCGCGGTCGAGCAAACGATTCACGCCGTGCTTCGCATGGGTGGCACCGTGGCTGCCGAGCATGGGTTGGGGAAACTCAAACGCCATTGGCTCGCGGCGCAGCTCACGCCGTTGCAACTCGACGTGATGCGCGCGATGAAAGCCACGCTCGATCCGCGACGATTGTTCGCGCCCGGCAACGTGTTTCCACCAGAATGA
- the uxuA gene encoding mannonate dehydratase, whose product MRMTLRWFGPADPVPLAAIRQIPGVHDIVSALYDIPVGEPWPRVAIERLAETIDSAGLALSVIESIPVHEDIKLGRPTRDQLIDQYCASVRAMGDAGVRVLCYNFMPIFDWTRTDLAMRLPDGSTALAYDHAALARIDLSRGTGDLPGWATAYDARTLNSLVDAYRAVNAEALWEHLAYFLERVVPAAASANVRMAIHPDDPPWPIFGLPRIITDAAALERLTRLVDHPANGITFCTGSLGAAATNDLPAMIRSLGARGRIHFMHCRNVRRTGDKQFHEVPHPSHFGDVNMLEVMRALRDIGFDGPMRPDHGRMIWDEQGRPGYGLYDRALGAMYLQGLWEGLGS is encoded by the coding sequence ATGCGCATGACCCTCCGCTGGTTCGGGCCAGCCGACCCGGTCCCCCTCGCGGCAATCCGCCAAATCCCCGGCGTCCACGACATCGTCAGCGCTCTCTACGATATCCCGGTCGGCGAACCCTGGCCCCGCGTCGCGATCGAACGCCTGGCTGAAACCATCGACAGCGCCGGCCTGGCGCTTTCGGTCATCGAGAGTATTCCTGTCCACGAAGACATCAAGCTGGGACGGCCCACGCGCGACCAGCTCATCGACCAGTACTGCGCGAGCGTTCGCGCCATGGGCGACGCCGGCGTCCGGGTGCTGTGCTACAACTTCATGCCGATCTTCGACTGGACGCGCACCGATCTCGCGATGCGCCTTCCCGACGGCTCGACGGCACTCGCGTACGATCACGCCGCGCTCGCCCGCATCGATCTCTCGCGCGGCACCGGCGATCTCCCCGGCTGGGCCACCGCATACGATGCGAGAACTCTAAACTCGCTCGTCGACGCCTACCGCGCCGTGAATGCCGAGGCGCTGTGGGAACATCTCGCGTACTTCCTGGAACGCGTCGTCCCCGCGGCCGCGAGCGCGAACGTCCGCATGGCGATTCACCCGGACGATCCACCGTGGCCGATCTTCGGCCTGCCGCGCATCATCACCGACGCGGCCGCGCTCGAACGTCTCACGCGACTCGTTGATCACCCCGCCAACGGTATCACGTTCTGCACCGGCTCACTGGGCGCCGCTGCAACGAACGACCTCCCGGCGATGATTCGCAGCCTCGGCGCGCGCGGCCGCATTCATTTCATGCATTGCCGCAACGTGCGGCGAACCGGCGACAAGCAGTTCCATGAAGTCCCACATCCGTCGCACTTCGGTGACGTGAACATGCTCGAGGTCATGCGCGCACTGCGCGACATCGGGTTCGATGGGCCGATGCGTCCCGATCACGGACGCATGATCTGGGACGAGCAAGGTCGCCCGGGCTACGGCCTCTACGATCGAGCGCTGGGGGCCATGTATCTGCAAGGATTGTGGGAAGGCCTCGGATCCTGA
- a CDS encoding HAD-IB family phosphatase produces MTRYKTLILDADSTVAGIEGIDWLARRRGDAMERRVAALTDEAMRGDIPLEQVYGARLNAIQPTRQDIDALSRAYVEAIAPGCVELVEAATNAGIRVLLISGGLRPALVPLARAVGVAESNLYAVEIRFQDDGSYAGFDESSPLTTTNGKPVVVERAQLPRPIIAVGDGSTDLAMQPVVDCFVAFTYFVAREAVVRGANAVARNFADVAQLMPLVIPSER; encoded by the coding sequence ATGACGCGTTACAAGACGCTCATCCTCGACGCCGACTCCACGGTGGCGGGCATCGAGGGGATCGACTGGCTCGCTCGGCGTCGAGGCGACGCGATGGAGCGGCGAGTCGCCGCGCTCACCGACGAGGCGATGCGTGGCGATATCCCGCTCGAACAGGTGTATGGGGCGCGACTGAATGCCATTCAGCCGACGAGGCAGGACATCGACGCGTTGTCGCGCGCGTACGTCGAGGCGATCGCGCCCGGGTGCGTAGAGTTGGTCGAAGCGGCGACGAACGCGGGCATTCGCGTTTTGTTGATCAGCGGAGGTCTGCGGCCCGCTCTCGTGCCTTTGGCGCGCGCGGTCGGGGTCGCCGAGTCGAATCTCTACGCGGTCGAGATTCGTTTTCAGGACGATGGTTCGTATGCTGGCTTCGACGAATCGTCGCCGCTCACCACGACGAATGGAAAGCCGGTGGTCGTCGAGCGGGCGCAATTGCCGCGGCCGATCATCGCGGTCGGCGACGGGTCAACTGATCTCGCGATGCAGCCGGTGGTTGATTGCTTTGTGGCGTTTACGTATTTCGTGGCGCGAGAGGCGGTGGTGCGGGGTGCCAATGCGGTCGCGCGAAATTTTGCGGATGTCGCGCAATTGATGCCGCTTGTCATCCCGAGCGAGCGTTAG
- a CDS encoding GDSL-type esterase/lipase family protein, with amino-acid sequence MRSSRLIVVLGVLAATRPSHAQHAPPVELTAQQDHHRMMDLLHITALRPGPSGNDQDPNHANYDEAKANPFTSLPDVLTLENGRKVTTRQQWTQRRAELVELFSREVYGRVPKNAPKITWTVTETDTGTIAGRPVIGTQLVGHADNSEYPDITVDIPVTLVVPANAKAPVPAMIMFRPGSLAQALGRPAPPGARPNPFTPPPPAPGSDAPATDQLILDGWGFAFLNPTTVQADNGAGLTKGIIGLANKGQPRKPDDWGALRAWGWGASRLLDYLETDRTVNAKRVGVEGVSRYGKAALVAMAFDQRFAAVLIGSSGEGGAKLHRRNWGEAVESLTGTGEYHWMAGNFLKYGASQASFGSKTPNDLPVDSHELLALCAPRLTFVSYGVPERGDAKWLDHQGSYMAAVAAQPVFRLLGAKGLGVSDDYMKERMPPVNVGLLDGELAWRQHDGGHTDAPNWKYFLSWADYFFNRRYTPAPAIAGPAVVQAEAQPRREPPADRPAPRTDANSMLAHQQLLAKRTQGTIDVYFEGNSITRRWGATDYPTFLENWKSNFFGWNAADFGWGGDRIENMLWRIENGELDGVNPKVIVILGGTNNVGRTPGGDEKVADITRGVKALLDLCRRKAPNATIILTGIFPRSDNLAVVPEINRINANIARFADGKTVRYVNINDKLADANGKLLDGMTVDGLHPTLKGYQIWADALKPILTELLGPPAKTDHAPPPTGDPSAKRPN; translated from the coding sequence ATGCGTTCGAGCCGACTCATCGTCGTTCTGGGTGTCCTCGCTGCCACGAGACCGAGCCACGCCCAGCACGCGCCACCGGTCGAGCTCACCGCGCAGCAAGACCATCATCGCATGATGGACCTGCTCCACATCACCGCGCTCCGACCCGGGCCGAGTGGAAACGATCAGGATCCGAATCACGCCAACTACGACGAAGCGAAGGCCAATCCCTTCACGTCGCTGCCCGATGTGCTGACACTCGAGAACGGCCGCAAGGTCACGACGCGCCAGCAATGGACGCAGCGTCGCGCCGAGTTGGTGGAGTTGTTCTCGCGGGAAGTGTATGGCCGCGTGCCGAAGAACGCGCCGAAGATCACGTGGACGGTGACGGAGACAGACACGGGCACGATCGCCGGGCGGCCTGTCATCGGCACACAACTCGTCGGCCACGCGGACAATTCAGAGTATCCTGACATTACCGTCGACATACCGGTGACGCTCGTCGTTCCGGCCAATGCAAAGGCGCCCGTCCCGGCGATGATCATGTTTCGCCCCGGCTCGCTCGCGCAGGCACTCGGCCGGCCCGCGCCACCGGGTGCGCGCCCGAATCCATTCACTCCGCCGCCACCTGCACCCGGCAGCGACGCGCCCGCGACCGACCAGCTCATTCTCGACGGCTGGGGTTTCGCGTTTTTGAATCCAACAACTGTACAAGCCGACAACGGCGCCGGGCTGACCAAAGGCATCATCGGTCTGGCGAACAAAGGCCAGCCGCGCAAACCGGACGACTGGGGCGCATTGCGCGCGTGGGGCTGGGGTGCGTCGCGACTGCTCGACTATCTCGAGACGGATCGGACCGTAAACGCCAAACGCGTCGGGGTCGAAGGAGTGTCGCGATATGGCAAGGCCGCGTTGGTCGCGATGGCGTTCGATCAGCGATTCGCCGCCGTGCTCATCGGATCGTCGGGTGAAGGCGGCGCGAAATTGCATCGCCGCAATTGGGGCGAAGCCGTCGAGAGTCTCACCGGCACCGGTGAGTACCATTGGATGGCCGGCAATTTCCTGAAGTACGGCGCGTCGCAGGCGAGCTTCGGCAGCAAGACGCCGAACGATCTTCCGGTCGACTCGCACGAGCTGCTCGCGCTCTGCGCGCCGCGCCTGACGTTCGTGAGCTACGGCGTTCCCGAGCGCGGCGACGCCAAATGGCTCGACCATCAAGGCAGTTACATGGCGGCCGTCGCCGCACAGCCGGTCTTCCGCCTGCTGGGCGCGAAAGGACTTGGCGTCTCCGACGATTATATGAAGGAGCGAATGCCTCCGGTGAACGTTGGTCTGCTCGACGGCGAGCTTGCCTGGCGGCAGCATGACGGCGGCCATACCGATGCGCCGAACTGGAAATACTTCCTCTCGTGGGCGGACTATTTCTTCAATCGGCGGTATACGCCGGCGCCGGCGATTGCAGGCCCCGCTGTCGTTCAGGCCGAAGCGCAACCGCGACGCGAACCACCGGCGGATCGCCCAGCGCCGCGGACCGATGCGAACTCGATGCTCGCGCACCAGCAACTGCTCGCCAAGCGCACGCAGGGCACGATCGACGTGTACTTCGAGGGCAACTCGATCACGCGCCGCTGGGGCGCCACGGATTATCCGACCTTTTTAGAGAACTGGAAATCCAATTTCTTCGGATGGAACGCCGCCGACTTCGGCTGGGGCGGCGACCGCATCGAGAACATGTTGTGGCGGATCGAGAACGGCGAGCTCGATGGCGTAAATCCGAAGGTGATCGTCATCCTCGGCGGGACCAACAATGTCGGGCGCACGCCGGGCGGCGATGAGAAGGTGGCCGACATCACGCGCGGCGTGAAGGCGCTGCTCGATCTCTGTCGCCGAAAGGCGCCGAACGCGACGATCATCCTCACCGGCATCTTTCCGCGCAGCGACAACCTCGCCGTGGTGCCCGAGATCAACCGCATCAACGCGAACATCGCGCGCTTCGCGGATGGGAAGACCGTTCGCTACGTCAACATCAACGACAAGCTCGCCGACGCGAATGGCAAGCTGCTCGACGGCATGACGGTCGACGGACTGCATCCGACGCTCAAAGGTTATCAGATCTGGGCGGATGCGTTGAAGCCGATTCTCACGGAGCTGCTCGGACCGCCGGCGAAGACGGATCATGCGCCGCCGCCGACGGGGGATCCGAGCGCGAAGCGGCCGAATTGA